From the Agromyces laixinhei genome, the window CAGGGAACACCGGTGCCGATCGGCTCCGCAGCGCAGTTGGCGATCTACCGGTTCGTGCAGGAGTCGTTGACGAATGTGGCGAAGCACGCGCACGCCGGCGCCGCCGTCGCGGTCACGGTGCGGTGGGAGCGCGGGCAACTGACGGTGAACATCGCGAACGACCGGGTTCGGGCGCGACCCCGGCCCGATACCGTCGAGCCCGGAATGGGGCTGCAGGGCATGGGCGAACGGCTCCGTCCGATCGGCGGCACCGTCATCATCGACGACGCGAATGAGGGCGAGTACAGTGTGACCGCGATCGTTCCCTCGACCGTGGCGACCCAGCAGGAGTTCACCGAATGATCCGCGTGCTCGTCGCCGACGATCAACCCCTCGTGCGCGCCGGCATCGTGGCGAGCATCGGCGCCCAGCCCGACCTCGAGGTCGTCGCCGAAGCCGGGAACGGCGTCGACGCCGTGCGAGAGACGGCCCGCCACTCGCCCGATGTCGTGCTGATGGACATTCGGATGCCGCAGCTCGACGGCATCGACGCCACTCGCGAGATCCTCGAACTCCGAGGCGGTACGCGGGTGCTCGTGCTCACGACGTTCGACGCCGACGAGTACATGTTCGGGGCGCTCCGCGCCGGAGCATCCGGTTTCCTCGTGAAGGACGCCTCCGTCGACGAGCTCGCCGCCGCGATTCGCGCGGTGCATCGCGGCGACGCGGTGCTCGCCCCCTCGACGACGGGCCGGCTCCTCGCACTCATGCTCCCGGCGATGCCCGACCCCCGCCAGCGTGCCGCCGCCGAAGCGGCCCTGACCGGGCGCGAGCTCGAGATCGTGCGGCTCGTTGC encodes:
- a CDS encoding response regulator, with amino-acid sequence MIRVLVADDQPLVRAGIVASIGAQPDLEVVAEAGNGVDAVRETARHSPDVVLMDIRMPQLDGIDATREILELRGGTRVLVLTTFDADEYMFGALRAGASGFLVKDASVDELAAAIRAVHRGDAVLAPSTTGRLLALMLPAMPDPRQRAAAEAALTGRELEIVRLVASGLGNAEVARAVHLAEATVKTHIGHVLTKLALRDRVQIAIWAYRNGLAPDQ